A portion of the Gossypium arboreum isolate Shixiya-1 chromosome 8, ASM2569848v2, whole genome shotgun sequence genome contains these proteins:
- the LOC108483783 gene encoding probable serine/threonine-protein kinase PBL7, with translation MGCFGCTGHSTDDSDFPRNKNNRRNANNSNKNKPHDQRQAVSGPSSCSSSSSVKNASKESVRKEEASKDEELLMEVRNMSLHGGEDSKVGKAIMRAQLFTFDQVIAATGNFRSDYLLGEGGFGKVYKGFLEDTNEVVAIKQLDQDSLQGSREFAAEVLTLSTAEHPNLVKLIGFCAEDEQRLLLYEYMPLGSLENHLHDLSPDQKPLDWNTRMEIAAGAARGLEYLHVKMKPPVIYRDLKCSNILLGEGYHARLSDFGLARVGPSGDKTHVSTRVMGTYGYCAPDYAMTGQLTFKSDIYSLGVVLLELITGRKAVDYSKDRNEQYLVAWARPLFKDRRNFSQMVDPLLQGQYPMKGLYQALAVAAMCVQEQPNMRPAISDVVMALNYLTVQKYDPNNSAQSSRRSMTLSPGKGRVADRVKGF, from the exons ATGGGTTGTTTTGGTTGCACTGGTCATTCAACCGACGATTCAGACTTCCCAAGAAACAAGAACAACAGGAGGAATGCTAACAACAGCAATAAAAACAAACCCCATGATCAAAGACAAGCCGTTTCCGGTCCCAGTTCCTGTTCCAGTTCCAGTTCCG TAAAAAATGCATCAAAAGAGAGTGTAAGGAAGGAAGAAGCATCTAAGGATGAGGAGTTATTGATGGAGGTAAGGAATATGAGTTTGCATGGTGGTGAGGATTCCAAAGTTGGAAAAGCTATCATGCGGGCACAGTTGTTTACATTCGATCAAGTCATAGCTGCAACCGGCAACTTTAGGTCCGATTATTTATTGGGGGAAGGTGGTTTCGGTAAAGTTTACAAGGGATTCTTGGAGGACACAAACGAG GTTGTTGCTATTAAGCAACTTGATCAAGATAGTCTTCAGGGCAGTAGAGAATTCGCTGCCGAAGTATTGACGTTAAGCACAGCTGAGCACCCAAATCTCGTGAAATTAATAGGGTTTTGTGCCGAGGATGAACAAAGACTATTGCTTTACGAGTACATGCCATTAGGGTCTTTGGAAAACCATTTGCACG ATCTCTCACCTGACCAAAAACCACTCGATTGGAACACGAGAATGGAAATAGCAGCTGGTGCGGCGAGGGGATTAGAGTATTTGCATGTTAAAATGAAGCCACCGGTCATATACCGTGACTTGAAGTGCTCCAATATTTTGCTTGGTGAGGGATATCATGCCAGGCTGTCTGATTTTGGCTTAGCCAGAGTTGGTCCTAGTGGGGATAAAACTCATGTTTCTACAAGGGTTATGGGCACTTATGGTTATTGTGCACCGGATTATGCAATGACTGGACAGTTGACGTTTAAATCCGATATCTACAGCTTAGGGGTTGTCCTTTTGGAACTGATTACGGGTAGGAAAGCAGTTGACTATTCGAAAGATCGTAATGAACAATATCTTGTTGCTTGG GCACGACCTTTGTTTAAAGACCGAAGGAATTTTTCTCAAATGGTTGATCCTCTGCTACAAGGTCAGTATCCGATGAAAGGTCTCTACCAAGCTTTGGCCGTTGCTGCAATGTGCGTACAGGAACAGCCTAACATGCGTCCGGCTATATCTGACGTAGTTATGGCTCTGAATTACCTAACCGTCCAGAAATATGACCCTAACAACTCTGCTCAGAGCTCACGAAGGAGCATGACATTGTCACCGGGGAAAGGACGAGTTGCAGATCGTGTTAAGGGTTTCTGA